A window of Juglans regia cultivar Chandler chromosome 7, Walnut 2.0, whole genome shotgun sequence contains these coding sequences:
- the LOC109008453 gene encoding RPM1-interacting protein 4-like isoform X3 produces MAARNGGKGSGVSSSSWERKGSSQGSSHNLAPLTPGRSQPRSVARGNESPDHSAAIPKFGEWDESNPVPAVGYTEIFNIMQQEKQVEAGKVPVAAGENSHSNGYKQPDNKNSKSRCCFPWASK; encoded by the exons ATGGCA GCAAGGAATGGAGGCAAAGGCAGTGGAGTGTCTTCTTCCTCATGGGAAAGGAAGGGTTCATCTCAAGGTAGTAGCCATAACTTAGCTCCATTGACTCCAGGAAGGTCTCAACCAAGATCAGTTGCTCGGGGCAATGAAAGT CCTGATCACAGTGCTGCTATTCCAAAATTTGGTGAGTGGGATGAGAGCAACCCTGTGCCAGCTGTAGGTTACACTGAGATTTTCAACATAATGCAACAAGAGAAGCAAGTTGAGGCTGGTAAGGTACCAGTTGCGGCAGGTGAAAACTCACATTCAAATGGCTACAAGCAACCTGATAATAAAAATTCCAAG AGCCGTTGCTGCTTTCCATGGGCGAgcaaatga
- the LOC109008453 gene encoding RPM1-interacting protein 4-like isoform X2: MALGHSPLDHHYQARNGGKGSGVSSSSWERKGSSQGSSHNLAPLTPGRSQPRSVARGNESPDHSAAIPKFGEWDESNPVPAVGYTEIFNIMQQEKQVEAGKVPVAAGENSHSNGYKQPDNKNSKSRCCFPWASK, from the exons ATGGCA CTTGGGCACTCACCTCTGGACCATCATTACCAGGCAAGGAATGGAGGCAAAGGCAGTGGAGTGTCTTCTTCCTCATGGGAAAGGAAGGGTTCATCTCAAGGTAGTAGCCATAACTTAGCTCCATTGACTCCAGGAAGGTCTCAACCAAGATCAGTTGCTCGGGGCAATGAAAGT CCTGATCACAGTGCTGCTATTCCAAAATTTGGTGAGTGGGATGAGAGCAACCCTGTGCCAGCTGTAGGTTACACTGAGATTTTCAACATAATGCAACAAGAGAAGCAAGTTGAGGCTGGTAAGGTACCAGTTGCGGCAGGTGAAAACTCACATTCAAATGGCTACAAGCAACCTGATAATAAAAATTCCAAG AGCCGTTGCTGCTTTCCATGGGCGAgcaaatga
- the LOC109008453 gene encoding RPM1-interacting protein 4-like isoform X1, whose amino-acid sequence MQNVATSCTVLATYIEKARNGGKGSGVSSSSWERKGSSQGSSHNLAPLTPGRSQPRSVARGNESPDHSAAIPKFGEWDESNPVPAVGYTEIFNIMQQEKQVEAGKVPVAAGENSHSNGYKQPDNKNSKSRCCFPWASK is encoded by the exons ATGCAAAATGTGGCTACCAGTTGTACAGTCTTGGCTACTTATATTGAAAAG GCAAGGAATGGAGGCAAAGGCAGTGGAGTGTCTTCTTCCTCATGGGAAAGGAAGGGTTCATCTCAAGGTAGTAGCCATAACTTAGCTCCATTGACTCCAGGAAGGTCTCAACCAAGATCAGTTGCTCGGGGCAATGAAAGT CCTGATCACAGTGCTGCTATTCCAAAATTTGGTGAGTGGGATGAGAGCAACCCTGTGCCAGCTGTAGGTTACACTGAGATTTTCAACATAATGCAACAAGAGAAGCAAGTTGAGGCTGGTAAGGTACCAGTTGCGGCAGGTGAAAACTCACATTCAAATGGCTACAAGCAACCTGATAATAAAAATTCCAAG AGCCGTTGCTGCTTTCCATGGGCGAgcaaatga